A section of the Deinococcus aquaedulcis genome encodes:
- the paaD gene encoding 1,2-phenylacetyl-CoA epoxidase subunit PaaD → MAHGEQPPAIDHLPSAVWKALAAVPDPEIPVVSITDMGMVRDVTVDSGGRVQVTFTPTFSGCPALHVIRESIEQAVRALGVQDVEVRSTLTPPWTTDWINEDARERLRQYGIAPPAPAGEGPLIQLDAEPTRCPRCSSLNVRMTASFGPTLCKRMYVCDSCKEPFEGFKSV, encoded by the coding sequence ATGGCACATGGCGAGCAGCCACCTGCCATTGACCATCTGCCATCGGCGGTCTGGAAGGCCCTCGCGGCCGTTCCAGACCCGGAAATTCCTGTGGTCAGCATCACCGACATGGGCATGGTGCGGGACGTGACGGTGGACAGCGGCGGGCGGGTGCAGGTGACCTTTACGCCCACCTTCAGCGGGTGCCCGGCGCTGCATGTGATTCGGGAGAGTATTGAACAGGCGGTGCGGGCCCTGGGCGTGCAGGACGTGGAGGTGCGCAGCACCCTCACGCCGCCCTGGACCACGGACTGGATTAACGAGGACGCCCGCGAACGCCTGCGCCAGTACGGCATTGCGCCGCCCGCCCCAGCCGGGGAAGGGCCGCTGATTCAACTGGACGCTGAGCCCACGCGCTGTCCCCGGTGCAGCAGCCTGAACGTGCGCATGACCGCCAGTTTCGGCCCGACCCTGTGCAAGCGGATGTACGTCTGCGACAGCTGCAAAGAACCGTTCGAAGGATTCAAGAGCGTGTGA
- a CDS encoding RidA family protein, giving the protein MRQNISSGSPWEAQVGYSRAVRVGNVVQVAGTTATVNGEVVGIGDPAEQTRVILAIIRRALETAGARLEDVTRTRIYVTDIARWAEVGAAHGEVFGDIRPATTMVQVAALIDPLHLVEIEAEAIIAN; this is encoded by the coding sequence ATGCGGCAGAACATCAGCAGTGGCAGTCCCTGGGAAGCGCAGGTGGGGTACTCTCGCGCCGTGCGCGTGGGCAACGTGGTGCAGGTGGCCGGCACCACCGCCACTGTGAACGGCGAGGTGGTGGGGATAGGCGACCCCGCCGAGCAGACCCGGGTGATTCTGGCGATCATCCGCCGCGCGCTGGAAACGGCAGGCGCCCGGCTGGAAGACGTGACCCGCACCCGCATCTATGTCACAGATATCGCCCGCTGGGCCGAGGTGGGCGCGGCCCACGGCGAGGTCTTTGGCGACATTCGCCCGGCCACCACGATGGTGCAGGTGGCCGCCCTGATTGACCCGTTGCATCTGGTGGAAATCGAGGCCGAGGCGATCATTGCGAACTGA
- the thiC gene encoding phosphomethylpyrimidine synthase ThiC — MPTLPDLPQPTLDADLTTPFPGSEKVYLSGTLHAGVRVPARRIHQSPTLVRVGELTRSVPNPPLLVPDTSGPYTDPAVTVDLRAGLGHARPWLAGDARLEVQPQRHHPALDRSGPLPFPRVPRARRARPGADITQLQAARRGEITPEMEFVALRESLRQEEGFDLTAQHPGQAFGASIPREITPEFVRAEVARGRAVIPANINHPELEPTVIGRNFRVKVNANLGTSIVTSSIPEEVGKMIWAARWGADTVMDLSTGRHIHPTREWIIRGSAVPVGTVPIYQALEKVGGVAEDLTWAVYRDTLIEQAEQGVDYMTVHAGVRLSHLPLTARRRTGIVSRGGSILGKWCLAHHQENFLYTHFAEVCEILAAYDVTFSLGDGLRPGSIEDANDAAQFAELDTLGELTRVAWKHGVQTMIEGPGHVPMQLIRENMTRQLEVCQEAPFYTLGPLTTDIAPGYDHITSAIGAAQIAWYGTAMLCYVTPKEHLGLPDRQDVRDGVIAYRIAAHAADLAKGHPGAQARDNALSKARFEFRWADQFNLSLDPEHARALHDETLPAEAAKTAHFCSMCGPQFCSMKLSHDLRAPEVLAGLEAKAQEFRALGSEIYG, encoded by the coding sequence ATGCCCACCCTGCCTGACCTGCCCCAGCCCACTCTGGACGCCGACCTGACCACCCCCTTTCCCGGCAGCGAGAAGGTGTACCTGAGCGGCACCTTGCACGCTGGCGTGCGCGTGCCCGCGCGGCGCATTCACCAGTCGCCCACCCTGGTGCGCGTGGGTGAATTGACCCGCAGCGTGCCCAACCCCCCGCTGCTGGTGCCCGACACCAGCGGCCCCTACACCGACCCCGCCGTGACCGTAGACCTGCGCGCCGGCCTGGGCCACGCCCGCCCCTGGCTAGCCGGTGACGCCCGGCTGGAGGTGCAGCCCCAGCGGCACCACCCCGCGCTGGACCGCAGCGGCCCGCTGCCTTTTCCCCGGGTGCCCCGGGCCCGCCGCGCCCGTCCCGGTGCCGACATCACCCAGTTGCAGGCCGCGCGCCGGGGCGAGATCACGCCCGAGATGGAATTCGTGGCCCTGCGCGAGTCGCTGCGCCAGGAAGAAGGCTTTGACCTGACCGCGCAGCACCCCGGGCAGGCGTTCGGGGCGAGCATCCCGCGCGAGATCACCCCCGAGTTCGTGCGCGCCGAGGTGGCGCGGGGCCGCGCGGTGATTCCCGCCAACATCAACCACCCGGAACTGGAACCCACGGTCATTGGCCGCAACTTTCGCGTGAAGGTGAACGCCAACCTGGGCACCAGCATCGTCACCAGTTCCATTCCGGAAGAGGTGGGCAAGATGATCTGGGCCGCGCGCTGGGGGGCCGATACCGTGATGGACCTGTCCACGGGCCGCCACATTCACCCCACCCGCGAGTGGATCATTCGCGGCAGCGCCGTGCCGGTGGGCACCGTGCCTATCTATCAGGCACTGGAAAAGGTGGGCGGCGTGGCCGAGGACCTGACCTGGGCGGTGTACCGCGACACCCTGATCGAGCAGGCCGAGCAGGGCGTGGATTACATGACGGTTCATGCGGGCGTGCGGCTCTCGCACCTGCCGCTGACCGCGCGGCGCCGCACCGGCATCGTCTCGCGCGGGGGGAGCATCCTGGGCAAGTGGTGCCTCGCGCACCATCAGGAGAACTTCCTGTACACGCACTTTGCGGAAGTGTGCGAGATCCTGGCCGCCTACGACGTCACCTTCAGCCTGGGCGACGGCCTGCGCCCCGGGTCCATTGAGGACGCCAACGACGCCGCGCAGTTTGCCGAACTGGACACGCTGGGCGAGCTGACCCGCGTGGCCTGGAAGCACGGGGTGCAGACCATGATTGAAGGCCCCGGCCACGTGCCCATGCAGCTGATCCGCGAGAACATGACCCGCCAGCTGGAGGTGTGCCAGGAAGCGCCCTTCTACACCCTGGGGCCGCTCACCACCGATATCGCGCCCGGCTACGACCACATCACCTCTGCCATTGGCGCCGCGCAGATCGCGTGGTACGGCACGGCGATGCTCTGCTACGTGACCCCCAAGGAACACCTGGGCCTGCCAGACCGCCAAGACGTGCGCGACGGCGTGATCGCCTACCGGATTGCCGCCCACGCCGCCGACCTCGCCAAGGGGCACCCCGGCGCCCAGGCCCGCGACAACGCCCTGAGCAAGGCCCGCTTTGAGTTCCGCTGGGCCGACCAGTTCAACCTGTCCCTGGACCCCGAGCACGCCCGCGCCCTGCACGACGAGACCCTGCCCGCCGAGGCCGCCAAGACCGCGCACTTCTGCTCCATGTGCGGCCCGCAGTTCTGCTCCATGAAGCTCAGCCACGACCTGCGCGCCCCCGAGGTGTTGGCCGGGCTGGAGGCCAAAGCGCAGGAGTTCCGCGCGCTGGGGAGCGAGATTTATGGGTGA
- a CDS encoding phenylacetic acid degradation protein, with translation MTHPQPDTQWPRWEVFKQDAPGRPHQAVGSVHAGDPQHALLTARNVFVRRPAAVSLWCVRESDLLTATPEELTTRPAVLDTAGEAGTYHLGVKRTHKRSMTFVDLVDTVQAAGPGDALRQAQAAHPDALAWLVFPDRAAVRTDEDPGTVESWFAPAREKTYKQQQFYGVIGRHIGELKRAGLMPGRAPTEEGA, from the coding sequence ATGACACACCCCCAACCCGACACCCAGTGGCCCCGCTGGGAAGTGTTCAAGCAGGATGCCCCCGGGCGGCCTCACCAGGCCGTGGGCAGCGTCCATGCCGGTGACCCCCAGCACGCCCTGCTGACCGCGCGCAACGTGTTTGTGCGCCGCCCCGCCGCCGTGAGCCTGTGGTGCGTGCGCGAGAGCGACCTGCTGACCGCCACCCCCGAAGAGCTGACCACCCGCCCGGCTGTGCTGGACACGGCGGGCGAGGCCGGCACCTACCACCTGGGCGTGAAGCGCACGCACAAACGCTCCATGACCTTTGTGGACCTCGTGGACACCGTGCAGGCCGCTGGCCCTGGCGACGCGCTGCGCCAGGCCCAGGCCGCCCACCCGGACGCTCTGGCGTGGCTGGTGTTCCCGGACCGCGCCGCCGTGCGCACCGACGAGGACCCCGGTACGGTCGAAAGCTGGTTTGCCCCCGCCAGGGAAAAAACCTACAAGCAGCAGCAGTTTTACGGCGTGATTGGCCGCCACATCGGGGAACTGAAGCGCGCGGGCCTGATGCCGGGCCGCGCCCCCACCGAGGAGGGCGCATGA
- a CDS encoding thiazole synthase → MQADPFHLGGRTFTSRLLAGTGKFHDFGLMREALAASGAQIVTVAIRRVDLKAPGHDGLLDALDWDRLQLLPNTAGCRTTAEAVRVARLARAATGTNWIKLEVIPDPRYLLPDPVGTLAAAEELAADGFIVLPYVQPDAVLARALERAGCAAVMPLASPIGTGRGLRTPDLLATVLDGAGVPIIVDAGLGVPSDAAQALELGADAVLVNTAIAEARDPVGMAHAFALGVQAGRAAFLAGRMAARTHASPSSPVQGVPRLPDPEVPV, encoded by the coding sequence GTGCAGGCTGATCCGTTTCACCTGGGCGGGCGTACCTTCACGTCCCGCCTGCTGGCCGGCACCGGCAAATTCCACGACTTTGGCCTGATGCGCGAGGCCCTGGCCGCCAGCGGCGCACAGATCGTCACCGTGGCCATTCGCCGCGTGGACCTGAAGGCCCCCGGCCATGACGGCCTGCTGGACGCGCTGGACTGGGACCGCCTGCAGCTGCTGCCCAACACCGCCGGCTGCCGCACCACCGCCGAGGCCGTGCGGGTGGCCCGGCTGGCCCGCGCCGCCACGGGCACGAACTGGATCAAGCTGGAAGTCATTCCCGACCCCCGTTACCTGCTGCCCGACCCGGTGGGCACCCTGGCCGCCGCCGAAGAACTCGCCGCTGACGGCTTCATCGTCCTGCCCTACGTGCAGCCCGACGCGGTGCTGGCCCGCGCGCTGGAGCGGGCCGGCTGCGCCGCCGTGATGCCCCTGGCCAGCCCCATTGGCACTGGGCGCGGCCTGCGCACCCCGGACCTGCTGGCCACCGTGCTGGACGGTGCCGGGGTGCCGATCATCGTCGACGCGGGCCTGGGGGTGCCCAGCGACGCCGCCCAGGCCCTGGAACTGGGCGCCGACGCCGTGCTGGTGAACACCGCCATTGCCGAGGCCCGCGATCCGGTGGGTATGGCCCACGCCTTTGCCCTGGGCGTGCAGGCCGGGCGCGCGGCGTTCCTGGCCGGGCGTATGGCGGCACGCACTCATGCCAGCCCCAGCAGCCCGGTGCAGGGCGTGCCCCGCTTACCCGACCCGGAGGTGCCGGTGTGA
- the thiE gene encoding thiamine phosphate synthase, translating into MTSRPLDLSTGAAEQAPVAHDVASPLRPFAPSTRPLGRLYLVATPRPGQPESEFLARIAAALDGGVDTLQLRCKDWEARPYIALGEKVAALAQARGVPFFINDRVDVALACGADGVHLGQGDLPPAWARRLGPELRVGLSTHAPAQAEEALAQGPAYLAAGPVYATPTKPGRAPAGLAYIRQVAALRLHVPWYAIGGLDAGSIHEVLAAGATRVAVVRAVLDARDPAQAAAELCAALQKVSPCE; encoded by the coding sequence TTGACCTCTCGACCCCTGGACCTCTCGACGGGCGCCGCTGAACAGGCCCCGGTAGCCCACGATGTCGCCTCGCCCCTTCGCCCCTTCGCCCCTTCGACGCGCCCCCTGGGGCGCCTCTACCTCGTCGCCACCCCCCGCCCCGGCCAGCCGGAAAGCGAGTTCCTGGCCCGGATCGCGGCGGCCCTGGACGGCGGCGTAGACACCCTGCAACTGCGCTGCAAAGACTGGGAAGCGCGGCCGTACATCGCATTGGGCGAGAAGGTGGCGGCGCTGGCTCAGGCGCGCGGGGTGCCCTTTTTCATCAATGACCGCGTGGACGTGGCGCTGGCCTGCGGCGCGGACGGCGTGCACCTGGGGCAGGGGGACCTGCCGCCTGCGTGGGCGCGGCGGCTGGGGCCGGAGCTGCGCGTGGGCCTCAGCACCCACGCGCCCGCGCAGGCCGAAGAAGCACTGGCGCAGGGGCCCGCGTATCTGGCCGCCGGGCCGGTTTATGCCACGCCCACCAAGCCGGGCCGCGCCCCAGCGGGGCTGGCCTACATCCGGCAGGTGGCGGCGCTGCGCCTCCACGTGCCCTGGTACGCGATTGGCGGCCTGGACGCGGGCAGTATCCACGAGGTGCTGGCGGCCGGCGCCACCCGCGTGGCGGTGGTGCGCGCGGTGCTGGACGCCCGCGACCCCGCGCAGGCGGCGGCCGAACTGTGCGCCGCGCTGCAGAAGGTCAGTCCATGCGAGTGA
- the thiD gene encoding bifunctional hydroxymethylpyrimidine kinase/phosphomethylpyrimidine kinase: MTVPVALSIAGSDSGGGAGIQADLKTFEAHGVYGTSVLTLITAQNTCGVHGAWPLPPEQVSAQLEAVLADFPVAAVKTGALGNAAIIQAVAGVLRPRALPLVVDPVMLAKSGDALLAPDALDALLRDLLPLATLVTPNAPEWAALQAAGAPPDLPLLLKGGHVPGETVVDELRAGGQHFTLTAPRQPTRHTHGTGCTLSAAITAQLARGKSLPDAVRLAHAYLQAALRHAPGLGAGHGPLGHARAAQGHDHLSVSAGHGRT, from the coding sequence ATGACGGTGCCGGTGGCCCTGAGCATTGCGGGCTCGGATTCCGGGGGTGGGGCCGGGATTCAGGCCGACCTCAAGACCTTTGAAGCGCACGGCGTGTACGGCACCAGCGTCCTGACCCTGATCACGGCCCAGAACACCTGCGGCGTGCACGGCGCGTGGCCACTGCCCCCCGAACAGGTTTCGGCGCAACTGGAGGCGGTGCTGGCGGACTTTCCGGTGGCAGCGGTGAAAACAGGGGCGCTGGGCAACGCAGCCATCATTCAGGCGGTGGCGGGCGTGCTGCGGCCCCGGGCTTTGCCGCTGGTCGTGGACCCGGTGATGCTGGCCAAGAGCGGCGACGCCCTGCTGGCCCCTGACGCGCTGGACGCCCTGCTGCGCGACCTCCTGCCGCTGGCCACCCTGGTCACGCCCAACGCCCCCGAGTGGGCGGCCTTGCAGGCGGCGGGGGCCCCCCCGGACCTGCCGCTGCTGCTTAAGGGCGGGCATGTCCCCGGCGAAACGGTGGTGGACGAATTGCGGGCCGGTGGGCAGCACTTCACCCTGACCGCGCCCCGGCAGCCCACCCGCCACACCCACGGCACCGGCTGCACCCTCTCGGCGGCGATCACGGCGCAGCTGGCACGGGGCAAGTCCTTGCCCGACGCGGTTCGGCTGGCCCACGCCTACCTGCAAGCGGCCCTGCGGCACGCGCCGGGGCTGGGCGCGGGGCATGGCCCGCTGGGACACGCCCGCGCGGCCCAGGGCCATGACCACTTGTCCGTCTCAGCGGGCCACGGCCGGACCTAA
- the paaA gene encoding 1,2-phenylacetyl-CoA epoxidase subunit PaaA, whose product MTQPQTFPNGETAEQHAAFEARIARGEKIESGDWMPAEYRRQLIRMISQHAHSEVVGMLPEGEWITRAPTLKRKTILMAKVQDEAGHGQYLYHAAETLGATREEMLQALLSGKAKYSSIFNYPTHTWADVGMIGWLVDGAAIKNQTMLAGCSYGPYSRAMVRICSEETFHHKQGKEMIVAYAQGTPEQKQMAQDALNRWWWPAMMMLGPHDADSPNTGALAKWGIKLKTNDEVRQEFINEHVPELLEAGLTIPDPDLHQDEQGNWRHGPIDWTEFWAVIKGEQGLNRERLGTRQAAHDDGAWVREALQAYTDRQRADAAD is encoded by the coding sequence ATGACCCAACCCCAGACCTTTCCCAACGGCGAAACCGCCGAGCAGCATGCCGCATTCGAGGCCCGCATTGCGCGCGGCGAGAAAATAGAAAGCGGCGACTGGATGCCCGCCGAGTACCGCCGCCAGCTGATCCGCATGATTTCCCAGCACGCCCACAGCGAAGTGGTGGGCATGCTGCCCGAAGGCGAGTGGATCACGCGCGCGCCTACCCTGAAGCGCAAGACGATTCTGATGGCCAAGGTGCAGGACGAGGCCGGGCACGGACAGTACCTCTACCACGCCGCCGAAACGCTGGGCGCCACCCGCGAGGAAATGCTCCAGGCCCTTCTCAGTGGCAAGGCCAAGTACTCCAGCATCTTCAACTACCCCACCCACACCTGGGCGGACGTGGGGATGATCGGCTGGCTGGTGGACGGCGCCGCCATTAAGAACCAGACCATGCTGGCGGGCTGCTCTTATGGCCCCTACAGCCGCGCGATGGTGCGGATCTGCAGCGAGGAAACCTTCCACCACAAGCAGGGCAAGGAAATGATCGTGGCCTACGCCCAGGGCACGCCCGAGCAAAAGCAGATGGCCCAGGACGCCCTGAACCGCTGGTGGTGGCCCGCCATGATGATGCTGGGGCCGCACGACGCCGACAGCCCCAACACGGGCGCGCTGGCGAAGTGGGGCATCAAGCTGAAAACCAACGACGAGGTGCGCCAGGAGTTCATTAATGAGCATGTCCCCGAACTGCTGGAAGCTGGCCTGACCATCCCCGACCCGGATCTGCACCAGGACGAGCAGGGCAACTGGCGCCACGGCCCGATTGACTGGACCGAGTTCTGGGCGGTCATCAAGGGCGAGCAGGGTCTGAACAGGGAGCGCCTGGGCACCCGCCAGGCCGCCCACGACGACGGCGCCTGGGTGCGCGAGGCGCTGCAGGCCTACACGGACCGGCAGCGCGCGGACGCGGCGGATTAA
- the thiS gene encoding sulfur carrier protein ThiS encodes MRVNGEAHPYTPGLTLWTLLRDLNVDPARVAVAVNDDFYPGARVPDRDLKDGDVIEIVRILGGG; translated from the coding sequence ATGCGAGTGAACGGCGAGGCCCACCCCTACACCCCAGGCCTGACCCTGTGGACGCTGCTGCGCGACCTGAACGTGGACCCGGCGCGCGTGGCGGTGGCCGTGAACGACGACTTCTACCCCGGCGCCCGCGTGCCGGACCGGGACCTAAAGGACGGCGATGTCATTGAAATCGTGCGGATTCTGGGAGGGGGCTAA
- a CDS encoding FAD-dependent oxidoreductase: MRVPLMTAREVIVVGGGLVGALVAFTLRQAGADVLVLDAGRRGAAWRAAAGLLTPDGEGLTGTALHAEALDSLRRWPALVAALDRASGQPVFYREGVRRQQAGGGEAVTPGEARLHPPSVVRAARAGAEVRRAQVLALHPGPRGVTVVADAGGWTAQTVVLAAGVWSAAFGVTVRPVQGQALLLESPADVGAVYGPPTRGFSRYALSRPDGVYVGATARASWATTPDPHAARWLRGVAGQLVPGVTAPVQTRLVGLRPVTPDGMPLVAPHPGLPGVLVATGHGRHGALLAPATAARVLALVQAGVPA, encoded by the coding sequence GTGCGCGTCCCGCTCATGACGGCCCGCGAAGTCATCGTGGTGGGCGGCGGCCTGGTCGGCGCGCTGGTGGCCTTCACGTTGCGCCAGGCCGGAGCAGATGTGCTTGTGCTGGACGCGGGGCGGCGGGGAGCGGCGTGGCGGGCGGCGGCGGGCCTGCTGACGCCAGACGGCGAGGGACTGACCGGCACCGCCCTGCACGCCGAGGCCCTGGACAGCCTGCGCCGCTGGCCCGCGCTGGTGGCCGCCCTGGACAGGGCCAGCGGGCAGCCGGTCTTTTACCGGGAAGGGGTGCGCCGTCAGCAAGCCGGTGGGGGAGAGGCCGTCACCCCTGGCGAGGCCCGCCTGCACCCGCCGTCGGTGGTGCGCGCCGCGCGGGCCGGGGCAGAGGTGCGGCGGGCCCAGGTGCTGGCCCTGCACCCGGGGCCGCGTGGGGTGACGGTGGTAGCAGATGCGGGGGGCTGGACCGCCCAGACGGTGGTTCTGGCGGCAGGGGTGTGGAGCGCGGCCTTTGGGGTCACGGTGAGGCCCGTGCAGGGGCAGGCCCTGCTGCTGGAAAGCCCCGCCGATGTGGGGGCCGTGTACGGTCCACCCACCCGGGGCTTTTCCCGCTACGCCCTCTCGCGCCCCGACGGCGTGTATGTGGGCGCCACCGCCCGCGCCTCGTGGGCCACCACGCCAGACCCGCACGCGGCGCGCTGGTTGCGGGGGGTGGCCGGGCAACTGGTGCCGGGCGTCACCGCCCCGGTGCAGACCCGGCTGGTGGGCCTGCGCCCCGTTACCCCGGATGGAATGCCGCTGGTGGCGCCGCATCCTGGCCTGCCCGGCGTGCTGGTCGCCACCGGCCACGGGCGGCACGGCGCGCTGCTGGCCCCGGCCACGGCGGCGCGGGTGCTGGCGCTGGTGCAGGCGGGGGTACCCGCATGA
- the paaC gene encoding 1,2-phenylacetyl-CoA epoxidase subunit PaaC, translated as MTAAIEALSTAQTQALIRRLTALADDEIILAHRGGEWTGHAPILEEDIALANIAQDELGHATLYLGLRTELDGTDPDRLAFFRDADEYTSTRFVELPRGDWAFTMLRQFLYDTFEALWLEAATRSTYAPLAAVAAKAVREEKFHVQHTALWAERLALGTEESRRRTQTALEGLWPHAAQLFQPVEGEAELVAAGLVPDLGAVQARWHDLVTRHLADKCGLILPETGAEPAPRTVHTEHLAPLLAEMQRVAREHPNAEVW; from the coding sequence ATGACCGCCGCCATCGAAGCCCTGAGCACCGCCCAGACCCAGGCCCTGATTCGCCGGCTGACCGCCCTGGCCGACGACGAGATCATCCTGGCGCACCGGGGCGGCGAATGGACCGGGCACGCGCCCATTCTGGAAGAGGACATTGCCCTGGCGAACATTGCCCAGGACGAGCTGGGCCACGCGACCCTGTACCTGGGCCTGCGCACCGAGCTTGACGGCACCGACCCCGACCGCCTCGCCTTTTTCCGGGACGCCGACGAGTACACGAGCACCCGTTTCGTGGAATTGCCGCGCGGCGACTGGGCCTTTACGATGCTGCGCCAGTTTCTGTACGACACCTTTGAAGCCCTGTGGCTGGAGGCCGCCACCCGCAGCACCTACGCGCCCCTGGCTGCGGTGGCCGCCAAGGCCGTGCGCGAGGAGAAATTCCACGTGCAGCACACGGCGCTGTGGGCCGAGCGCCTCGCCCTGGGCACCGAGGAAAGCCGCCGCCGCACCCAGACGGCCCTGGAGGGGCTGTGGCCCCACGCGGCTCAGTTGTTTCAGCCGGTGGAGGGCGAGGCCGAACTGGTCGCCGCTGGCCTCGTGCCTGACCTCGGCGCCGTGCAGGCCCGCTGGCACGACCTCGTGACCCGGCATCTGGCCGACAAATGCGGCCTGATCCTGCCCGAGACCGGCGCCGAGCCTGCTCCCCGCACTGTCCACACCGAGCACCTCGCGCCCCTGCTGGCCGAGATGCAGCGCGTGGCCCGCGAGCACCCGAACGCGGAGGTCTGGTAA
- a CDS encoding aldo/keto reductase → MTPLPPGTPRLGLGLAALGRPGYINLGHGADLPGKGVDDLRAQTWAVLDAAWAAGVRYFDAARSYGRAEAFLGEWLRDRLPQGAVIGSKWGYTYVADWRTDAEVHEVKTHDLATLARQWPETQAALGRAPDLYLIHSATLDSGVLENAEVLSKLAELAQGGVRVGLSTSGPGQAQTLRRALAVQVDGACPFGAVQATWNLLEPSAGPALAEAHAAGWTVVVKEAVANGRLSARGLTGQGDVPPALRDAARAQGVTPDAVALGAALAQPWADVVLSGAGTPDQLAQNLAARRVTVDAEPLLSALKQEPGAYWAARSALPWT, encoded by the coding sequence TTGACCCCCTTGCCCCCCGGCACCCCCCGACTGGGCCTGGGGCTGGCCGCGCTGGGCCGCCCCGGCTACATCAACCTGGGGCACGGCGCGGACCTGCCCGGCAAGGGGGTGGACGACCTGCGCGCCCAGACCTGGGCGGTACTGGACGCGGCCTGGGCGGCGGGCGTGCGGTACTTCGACGCCGCGCGCAGCTACGGCCGGGCCGAGGCGTTTCTGGGCGAGTGGCTGCGGGACCGCCTTCCCCAGGGCGCGGTGATCGGCAGCAAGTGGGGCTACACCTACGTGGCCGACTGGCGCACCGACGCCGAGGTGCATGAGGTCAAGACCCATGACCTCGCCACCCTGGCGCGCCAGTGGCCCGAAACCCAGGCGGCACTGGGCCGCGCGCCGGACCTGTACCTGATTCATTCGGCCACGCTGGATTCGGGGGTGCTGGAGAACGCCGAGGTGCTCTCGAAGTTGGCGGAGCTGGCCCAGGGGGGCGTGCGCGTGGGCCTCAGCACCAGTGGGCCGGGGCAGGCCCAGACCCTGCGCCGCGCCCTGGCGGTGCAGGTGGACGGCGCCTGTCCGTTTGGCGCTGTGCAGGCCACCTGGAACCTGCTGGAGCCCTCGGCGGGCCCCGCCCTGGCCGAAGCCCACGCGGCAGGCTGGACCGTGGTGGTCAAGGAAGCGGTGGCCAATGGCCGCCTGAGTGCACGCGGGCTGACCGGGCAGGGCGACGTGCCCCCGGCGCTGCGGGACGCCGCCCGCGCGCAGGGCGTGACCCCGGACGCGGTCGCCCTGGGCGCGGCGCTGGCCCAGCCGTGGGCCGACGTGGTGCTCAGTGGGGCGGGCACACCGGACCAGTTGGCGCAGAATCTGGCGGCGCGGCGGGTGACTGTGGACGCTGAACCGCTGCTTTCCGCTCTGAAGCAGGAGCCAGGGGCCTACTGGGCGGCCAGATCGGCCCTGCCCTGGACCTGA